The genomic segment TCCCAGTTCTCCAATCAATTGATCTGGAATAGGAACAATACGCTTTTGACCTGCTTTCTCAATGCGAATAATCTGAAAATCTAGATTTACATCTGCTACTTTTAACTGCAAAATTTCACTTGGTAACAGCCCCATTTCCAAAATGAGAAGTGCAATCAAACGACCGTTGTATTGATTTGTGTCGGCATAAAAATTAGATAAGTCCAAAATCTCCGCATCGTGTTCTTTCGGAATTCCAACTTTTGGCAATTCCAGGCGATAAAAATTTGAAATGAAGCGTTTGTTGTATAAATAATACAAAAATTGATTGACAGCAGATAGCTTTCGCTTTTGAACAGAAGGTTTGAAGTCAGCAATAGAAGCCCGATAAATTCGAAGATTAGTATCTGTAATTTTTGCATGAATCACATCTACAAACTGCTCCAAATCATAAAAATAAGCTGTTTTTGAATTATCAGATAAATTTTTTCCTTCTAAAAAGGTGATTATTTCTTCTTTCATTTTGGATGG from the Streptococcus constellatus subsp. constellatus genome contains:
- the xerD gene encoding site-specific tyrosine recombinase XerD, which gives rise to MKEEIITFLEGKNLSDNSKTAYFYDLEQFVDVIHAKITDTNLRIYRASIADFKPSVQKRKLSAVNQFLYYLYNKRFISNFYRLELPKVGIPKEHDAEILDLSNFYADTNQYNGRLIALLILEMGLLPSEILQLKVADVNLDFQIIRIEKAGQKRIVPIPDQLIGELGTTLEGTYLLEKNGKTYSRQWGFRQLEAFLIEKNQATLSAQSLREQYILRQREKGVEIYEIARNLGLKTMMTLEKYR